The Paenibacillus uliginis N3/975 genome has a window encoding:
- a CDS encoding HPr family phosphocarrier protein: MQKTFRIIDEDGIHARPATALVNTANKFKDTESFAEANGKKVTLKSILGVLSLGLEQGDTLTLISEGASENDALSALSDVMINEGLGELNE, encoded by the coding sequence ATGCAAAAAACTTTCAGAATTATCGACGAGGATGGAATCCACGCACGCCCAGCTACAGCATTGGTGAACACAGCTAATAAATTTAAGGATACAGAATCTTTTGCTGAGGCTAATGGTAAAAAAGTAACTTTAAAATCAATTCTAGGGGTTCTGTCTCTGGGACTGGAGCAAGGCGATACACTTACGCTGATCTCGGAAGGAGCAAGTGAGAACGACGCGCTGTCCGCACTTTCGGACGTTATGATTAACGAA